A region from the Malus domestica chromosome 07, GDT2T_hap1 genome encodes:
- the LOC103440144 gene encoding low affinity inorganic phosphate transporter 4-like — MALAVLHALDSARTQWYHVTAIVIAGMGFFTDAYDLFCISTVSKLLGRLYYYKPGTGKPGKLPQDVNNFVIGVALVGTLSGQLVFGWLGDKLGRKKVYGITLIMMVICAICSGLSFGSSAGSVMTTLCFFRFWLGFGIGGDYPLSATIMSEYANKMTRGMFIAAVFAMQGVGIIFAGLVSMTLSKIFLDLYPAPAFNAIPVDYSNVMSTQPQADYLWRIVLMLGAFPALATFYWRMKMPETGRYTALIEGNAKQAAADMGRVLDIEIQDEQDKLAQFKAANDYSLFSGEFLRRHGKHLIGTTTTWFLLDIAFYSQNLTQKDIFPVMGLTQKDVEVNALREMFETSRAMLVVAFFGTFPGYWFTVFFIEKLGRFKIQLVGFFMMSLFMGIIGYKYDDLKNNKYMFATLYGLTFFFANFGPNSTTFVLPAELFPTRIRSTCHALSAAAGKAGAMVGAFGVQNYTLDGKVKEIQKAMIFLAITNMLGFFFTFLVTETKGRSLEEISGEDGSSDRDAGTQMTGTNTSATTKTTY, encoded by the exons ATGGCTTTAGCCGTGCTGCATGCACTGGACTCAGCCAGAACACAATGGTACCACGTAACGGCTATTGTCATAGCCGGAATGGGTTTCTTCACCGACGCTTACGAcctcttttgcatctccaccgtcTCCAAACTCCTTGGCCGCCTTTACTACTACAAGCCTGGCACCGGAAAGCCGGGGAAGCTCCCACAGGACGTCAACAACTTCGTGATAGGTGTTGCCTTAGTCGGAACCCTATCGGGTCAGCTCGTATTCGGGTGGCTCGGTGACAAACTAGGCCGAAAGAAGGTCTACGGGATAACCCTAATCATGATGGTTATTTGTGCCATTTGCTCCGGCCTATCATTTGGCTCCTCAGCGGGCTCTGTTATGACAACCTTGTGCTTCTTCAGGTTTTGGTTAGGGTTTGGTATCGGCGGCGATTACCCTCTCTCCGCCACGATCATGTCTGAATACGCCAACAAAATGACTCGTGGGATGTTTATAGCAGCGGTGTTTGCGATGCAGGGTGTCGGAATCATTTTTGCAGGGTTGGTGTCTATGACATTGTCGAAAATCTTCCTCGACCTGTATCCTGCACCGGCATTCAACGCCATCCCTGTGGATTATTCGAATGTAATGTCCACGCAGCCACAGGCGGACTATCTGTGGCGGATTGTGCTTATGCTTGGAGCTTTTCCCGCACTTGCCACTTTCTACTGGAGGATGAAAATGCCTGAAACAGGTCGGTACACCGCCTTGATTGAAGGCAACGCCAAGCAAGCAGCTGCTGACATGGGTAGGGTCTTGGATATCGAAATCCAAGATGAACAAGATAAGTTGGCCCAGTTCAAGGCTGCCAATGATTACTCATTATTCTCCGGAGAGTTCCTTAGGCGTCACGGAAAACACCTAATTG GTACAACAACTACTTGGTTCTTGTTGGATATcgccttttatagccaaaactTAACACAAAAGGACATTTTCCCAGTGATGGGTCTCACTCAAAAGGACGTCGAGGTTAACGCGCTTCGAGAAATGTTCGAGACCTCTCGAGCAATGCTTGTAGTTGCGTTTTTCGGCACCTTCCCTGGTTACTGGTTCACCGTCTTCTTCATCGAGAAACTTGGCAGGTTCAAGATCCAACTTGTGGGATTCTTCATGATGTCTTTGTTCATGGGCATCATAGGCTACAAATATGACGACCTCAAGAACAACAAGTACATGTTTGCAACCTTATACGGCCTCACTTTTTTCTTTGCCAACTTTGGCCCCAACAGCACCACGTTTGTGCTTCCGGCTGAGCTGTTTCCGACTAGGATTAGATCCACGTGTCACGCATTGAGTGCGGCGGCGGGGAAGGCCGGGGCCATGGTGGGTGCATTTGGggtgcaaaactatactttagaTGGTAAAGTGAAGGAAATTCAGAAGGCTATGATATTCTTGGCTATCACAAACATGCTTGGgtttttcttcacattcttggttACTGAGACCAAAGGCCGGTCCTTGGAGGAGATCTCCGGAGAGGATGGTAGCAGTGATCGCGACGCTGGAACACAGATGACTGGTACCAATACATCAGCGACAACAAAGACGACGTACTAG